From Quercus lobata isolate SW786 chromosome 1, ValleyOak3.0 Primary Assembly, whole genome shotgun sequence, one genomic window encodes:
- the LOC115982381 gene encoding outer envelope protein 39, chloroplastic, giving the protein MGAQKSIHAGKAKIDVNVDLTHKLCASLMLTPFRSTGSPLSLVIGSLYIKHPNLFGGSEKLDVSLDKGLYDSNVLIAYRRPRPEWLAQQSFVIQHSISPEIGVHGVPMDNFSRSGSGGVNLSRLAVGLDLNEPASTKWSSTTSIKFEHIRPFSDDGRSISRDFDGFPVTCSGSSHDNMVVLRQESRYAKANDHSFCRLSLQIEQGIPVLSKWLIFNRFKFIASKGVKLGPAFLLTSLTGGSIVGDMAPYQAFAIGGLGSVRGYGEGAVGSGRSCLVANNELTFPLHKMLEGAIFLDCGTDLGSGIHVPGNPALRQGKPGCGVGLGYGLRFKSQFGHFQVDYAINAFQQKTVYFGISNLAS; this is encoded by the exons ATGGGAGCTCAGAAGAGCATCCATGCTGGCAAAG CCAAGATTGATGTAAATGTTGACCTCACTCACAAGCTATGCGCTTCTTTGATGCTTACTCCTTTCAG GAGCACTGGCAGTCCTCTTTCTCTGGTAATTGGAAG TCTTTACATCAAACATCCGAACTTATTTGGTGGAAGTGAGAAGCTTGATGTATCATTAGACAAGGGGCTCTATGATTCAAATGTCTTAATAGCTTATAGGAGGCCGAGACCGGAATGGCTTGCTCAACAGTCCTTTGTTATTCAG CATTCCATTTCACCTGAGATCGGGGTCCATGGTGTCCCCATGGACAACTTCTCCCGTTCAGGGAGCGGAGGTGTGAATTTGTCTCGATTAGCAGTTGGATTGGATCTGAATGAGCCAGCAAGTACCAAATGGAGCAGCACAACCAGCATAAAATTTGAG CATATTCGTCCTTTTAGTGATGATGGCCGCTCGATAAGCAGAGATTTTGATGGGTTTCCTGTGACATGCAG TGGTAGTTCCCATGACAACATGGTAGTTTTAAGACAAGAATCTCGATATGCAAAGGCAAATGATCATAGTTTTTGTCGT TTGAGTCTGCAAATAGAACAAGGGATTCCAGTTCTATCTAAGTGGCTAATCTTCAACCGGTTTAAATTTATTGCATCAAAGGGAGTCAAACTTGGTCCAGCATTTCTTTTAACAAG CCTGACAGGTGGTTCCATTGTAGGGGACATGGCTCCTTACCAAGCATTTGCAATTGGGGGTCTTGGCAGTGTGCGGGGTTACGGTGAGGGTGCAGTTGGATCGGGGAGATCATGTCTGGTTGCTAACAATGAATTGACATTCCCATTG CACAAAATGTTGGAAGGTGCTATTTTCTTGGACTGTGGAACTGACTTGGGATCTGGTATTCATGTACCAG GAAATCCAGCACTGCGGCAGGGCAAACCCGGATGTGGTGTTGGGCTTGGATATGGTCTACGGTTTAAATCTCAGTTTGGTCACTTTCAGGTTGATTATGCAATCAATGCATTTCAACAGAAGACTGTCTACTTTGGCATCAGCAACCTTGCTTCCTGA
- the LOC115950419 gene encoding uncharacterized protein LOC115950419 produces the protein MQTVNAMFREPVQQVLEKVKNEPFFRWLGKMAGDLLKRNQSLYCHYHQNHGHATEDCTNLWNHLDQLIREGKLRHLLHPSSGHLSQAMQEPRKDVSLQPPTRTIHVILIALGRTGSFPSRVLSVARLSTEDRERECKRFKKGSPLILGFSDKDKRGTIQPHDDALVVTLRIGGFDVKRVLVDPGSAVEVMYPDLYKGLNLRLEDLMAYDSPLISFEGKTVVPKGQIRLPIQTGLEVVEVDFIVVDAYSPYTAIVAKPWIHALEAVSSTLHQKVKYPSRGQVEEIHGNQAMTRQWRFFQVGSELPPQEKEELVGFLRRNVDVFAWDAYDAPGVDLNLICHHLNVNPSSIPKKQSP, from the exons ATGCAGACAGTTAATGCCATGTTcagagagccagtacaacaAGTTCTGGAGAAAGTGAAGAACGAACCCTTCTTCAGatggctgggaaaaatggctgGGGACCTTTTGAAACGTAACCAGAGCCTGTATTGTCACTATCATCAGAACCATGGGCATGCCACTGAGGATTGCACGAATCTATGGAACCACCTAGATCAGTTgatccgagaaggaaagttacgtcaccttttGCACCCCTCTAGCGGTCATCTAAGCCAGGCAATGCAAGAACCTCGAAAAGATGTGTCGTTACAGCCTCCCACGAGAACGATACACGTCATCCTCATCGCCCTAGGAAGAACTGGCTCATTTCCTTCCAGGGTGCTGTCTGTGGCGCGACTTTCTACCGAGGACAGGGAAAGAGAGTGTAAAAGGTTTAAAAAGGGAAGCCCTTTAATATTAGGATTCTCGGACAAAGATAAGAggggaactatccaacctcacgacgatgccttaGTAGTTACATTGAGGATCGGAGGTTTCGATGTGAAAAGGGTACTGGTAGACCCGGGCAGCGCGGTAgaggtaatgtaccctgatctatataAGGGGCTGAACTTAAGGCTGGAGGATTTGATGGCTTATGACTCTCCCCTTATCAGCTTCGAAGGAAAGACAGTTGTACCAAAAGGGCAGATCAGACTACCCATCCAGACCGGGTTAGAGGTagtggaggtggactttatCGTGGTCGATGCCTACTCGCCCTACACGGCGATAGTAGCCAAgccatggatccatgccctagAGGCCGTGTcttccacacttcaccaaaaggtgaaatacCCGTCTAGAGGCCAAGTGGAAGAGATTCATGGAAATCAGGCCATGACTAGGCaat GGAGATTTTTCCAGGTCGGCTCAGAGTTGCCTCctcaagagaaagaggagctgGTCGGGTTTTTGAGGAGAAATgttgatgtgttcgcatgggacgcTTATGATGCCCCGGGGGTTGACCTTAATCTCATTTGTCACCACTTGAATGTGAACCCATCCTCCATTCCGAAGAAGCAATCACCATGA
- the LOC115985132 gene encoding ras-related protein Rab11D-like — protein sequence MASQGKEGYGVSEQWIDCEFKVVLIGDFEIGKCKTLASYERKETEPGTFIVKYETQTLHIEKKSVKAYISGIIPTKQNNIDSNADYADGVILVYDITNHTSFDGMTPFLEELRRHAKKRQAIILIGNKSDSEKDPEVTIEEARVFAEKNNLIFREMLALEGTNFDDALKDLLTQLVNNTGTNTITTTATSTTTSNIATNDNTNNWNLTVHVNIGK from the exons atggCAAGCCAAGGTAAAGAAGGATATGGAGTTTCGGAACAGTGGATTGACTGTGAATTCAAGGTGGTGCTGATAGGAGACTTTGAGATTGGGAAGTGTAAGACACTGGCATCTTATGAACGCAAAGAGACTGAACCTGGTACCTTCATTGTCAAGTACGAGACCCAAACCCTTCACATCGAGAAAAAGAGTGTCAAGGCCTATATCTCGGGCATCATTCCCACAAAACA AAACAATATAGATTCAAATGCAGATTATGCTGATGGGGTAATACTGGTTTACGACATAACTAACCACACGAGTTTTGATGGCATGACTCCTTTCCTGGAAGAGCTGCGTCGCCATGCAAAGAAGAGACAAGCTATCATTCTGATAGGGAACAAAAGTGATTCCGAGAAAGATCCTGAAGTTACAATAGAGGAAGCTCGTGTATTTGCTGAGAAGAACAATTTGATTTTCCGGGAGATGTTGGCATTGGAAGGAACTAATTTTGATGATGCCTTAAAGGATTTGTTGACACAGCTTGTGAACAATACCGGCACCAATACCatcaccaccaccgccaccagTACCACCACCTCCAATATCGCCACCAACGATAATACCAACAATTGGAATCTCACTGTTCATGTAAACATAGGGAAATAA